From the genome of Papaver somniferum cultivar HN1 chromosome 2, ASM357369v1, whole genome shotgun sequence, one region includes:
- the LOC113347308 gene encoding spliceosome-associated protein 49-like isoform X2, with the protein MPGNRDCTVYVGNLDERVSERVLYDILIQAGRVVDLHIPRDRESNRPKGYAFAEYETEEIADYAVRLFTGLVTLYNRSLKFAISGQDKTTPLSSKPRPQPLIYSHSETRFSSFTASDIQQELTPPGVKQGNGYGLELSSKNYDISRQVLGAAEESIRRTNSSRKM; encoded by the exons ATGCCTGGAAATAGGGATTGCACAGTTTATGTTG GTAACTTGGATGAGAGGGTCAGTGAAAGAGTATTGTATGATATCCTCATTCAGGCAGGAAGGGTAGTGGACTTGCACATTCCACGAGACAGAGAATCTAATCGTCCCAAGGGTTATGCCTTCGCGGAATATGAAACTGAGGAGATAGCAGACTACGCTGTCAGGCTTTTCACTGGCCTTGTGACTCTTTACAATAGATCTTTGAAATTTGCG ATATCTGGGCAAGATAAGACTACACCCTTGTCTTCCAAGCCAAGGCCTCAACCCTTAATTTATAGCCATAGTGAAACAAGGTTTTCTTCATTTACCGCAAGTGATATACAACAAG AATTAACTCCTCCGGGAGTAAAACAGGGTAATGGTTATGGATTAGAACTCAGCAGCAAAAATTACGACATCAGTCGTCAGGTTTTAGGAGCAGCAGAAGAGAGCATTCGCCGCACAAATTCAAGTCGAAAAAT GTAA
- the LOC113347308 gene encoding RNA-binding protein 7-like isoform X1, whose translation MPGNRDCTVYVGNLDERVSERVLYDILIQAGRVVDLHIPRDRESNRPKGYAFAEYETEEIADYAVRLFTGLVTLYNRSLKFAISGQDKTTPLSSKPRPQPLIYSHSETRFSSFTASDIQQELTPPGVKQGNGYGLELSSKNYDISRQVLGAAEESIRRTNSSRKINGRISFQR comes from the exons ATGCCTGGAAATAGGGATTGCACAGTTTATGTTG GTAACTTGGATGAGAGGGTCAGTGAAAGAGTATTGTATGATATCCTCATTCAGGCAGGAAGGGTAGTGGACTTGCACATTCCACGAGACAGAGAATCTAATCGTCCCAAGGGTTATGCCTTCGCGGAATATGAAACTGAGGAGATAGCAGACTACGCTGTCAGGCTTTTCACTGGCCTTGTGACTCTTTACAATAGATCTTTGAAATTTGCG ATATCTGGGCAAGATAAGACTACACCCTTGTCTTCCAAGCCAAGGCCTCAACCCTTAATTTATAGCCATAGTGAAACAAGGTTTTCTTCATTTACCGCAAGTGATATACAACAAG AATTAACTCCTCCGGGAGTAAAACAGGGTAATGGTTATGGATTAGAACTCAGCAGCAAAAATTACGACATCAGTCGTCAGGTTTTAGGAGCAGCAGAAGAGAGCATTCGCCGCACAAATTCAAGTCGAAAAAT AAACGGCAGAATATCGTTTCAGAGGTAG